One genomic region from Paraburkholderia azotifigens encodes:
- the hydA gene encoding dihydropyrimidinase: MTTLIRGGMVIDSDRTHRADVLIADPQEGGTILQIDRTIDPPAGASIVDAHDQYVMPGGIDPHTHMELPFMGTTASDDFFTGTAAGLSGGTTSIIDFVIPSPKQPLMDAFREWRGWAEKASADYGFHVAVTWWDDSVYRDMGTLVHEHGVSSFKHFMAYKNAIMADDEVLVNSFSRSLELGALPTVHAENGELVFQLQKQLLAKGFRGPEAHPLSRPPEVEGEAANRAIRIAQVLGVPVYIVHVSAKEAVEAISRARNEGQRVFGEVLPGHLVIDESVYRDPDWTRAAAHVMSPPFRTSEHREALWRGLQSGQLHTTATDHCVFCASQKAMGREDFTKIPNGCGGVEDRMSVLWHEGVNKGRITPNEFVRITSANAAQIFNLYPRKGAVQVGADADLVIWDPAGTRTISVKTHHQKVDFNVFEGMTVQGVAVHTFTRGAHVWADGDLRAQRGAGMYLKRPPNAAYYDAVRVANRLKEPHPVER, encoded by the coding sequence ATGACAACTCTCATTCGCGGCGGGATGGTGATCGATTCGGATCGCACGCATAGAGCCGACGTGCTGATCGCGGACCCGCAAGAGGGCGGCACGATCCTGCAGATCGATCGCACGATCGATCCGCCCGCAGGCGCGAGCATCGTCGACGCACACGATCAGTACGTGATGCCGGGCGGTATCGATCCGCACACGCATATGGAACTGCCGTTCATGGGCACGACGGCAAGCGACGACTTCTTTACGGGCACGGCGGCGGGGCTGTCGGGCGGCACGACGAGCATTATCGACTTCGTGATTCCAAGCCCGAAGCAGCCGCTGATGGACGCATTCAGGGAGTGGCGCGGCTGGGCCGAAAAAGCCTCTGCCGATTACGGTTTTCATGTAGCCGTGACGTGGTGGGACGACTCTGTGTATCGCGACATGGGGACGCTCGTGCACGAGCACGGTGTGTCGAGCTTCAAGCACTTCATGGCCTACAAGAACGCGATCATGGCCGACGACGAAGTGCTTGTGAACAGCTTCTCGCGTTCGCTGGAACTCGGTGCGCTGCCGACCGTGCACGCGGAAAACGGCGAACTCGTATTCCAGCTGCAGAAGCAGTTGCTGGCCAAGGGCTTTAGGGGGCCGGAGGCGCATCCGTTGTCGCGTCCACCCGAAGTGGAAGGCGAAGCCGCGAATCGCGCGATCCGTATTGCGCAGGTGCTTGGCGTGCCTGTGTACATCGTGCATGTGTCGGCGAAAGAGGCTGTCGAAGCGATTTCACGTGCGCGCAACGAAGGTCAGCGGGTCTTTGGCGAAGTGCTGCCGGGGCATCTGGTGATTGACGAAAGCGTGTATCGCGATCCCGACTGGACGCGTGCCGCTGCGCACGTGATGAGCCCGCCGTTTCGCACGAGCGAGCATCGCGAGGCGTTGTGGCGCGGCTTGCAGTCGGGCCAGTTGCATACGACGGCCACTGATCATTGCGTGTTCTGCGCCTCGCAGAAGGCGATGGGCCGCGAGGACTTCACGAAGATTCCGAACGGGTGTGGCGGGGTCGAGGACCGGATGTCGGTGTTATGGCATGAAGGCGTGAATAAAGGGCGTATTACGCCGAATGAGTTTGTGCGCATTACTTCGGCGAATGCAGCGCAGATTTTTAATCTTTATCCGCGCAAGGGCGCCGTGCAGGTCGGCGCGGATGCAGATCTCGTTATCTGGGATCCTGCTGGTACCAGGACGATCTCCGTCAAGACACATCATCAGAAGGTCGACTTCAATGTGTTTGAAGGGATGACGGTGCAGGGTGTCGCTGTGCATACTTTTACGCGGGGTGCGCATGTGTGGGCGGATGGGGATCTGCGCGCCCAGCGCGGTGCGGGTATGTATTTGAAGCGTCCTCCAAATGCGGCTTACTATGACGCTGTGCGCGTGGCTAACAGGCTCAAGGAGCCGCATCCTGTTGAGAGATAG
- a CDS encoding NCS1 family nucleobase:cation symporter-1 → MKQTAQSADAFQVAGGSSLYNDDLAPTGPAQRTWKWYHFAALWVGMVMNIASYMLAAGLTEEGMSPWQAVFTVLLGNMIVLVPMLLIGHAGAKHGIPYAVLVRSSFGTQGAKLPAMLRAIVACGWYGIQTWLGGSAIYTLLNILTGNALHGAALPFLDISIGQLACFLAFWALQIYFIVHGTDSIRWLESWSAPIKVVMCIALVWWATSKAGGVGSMLSAPSQFAPGGKKEGLFWLTFWPGLTAMVGFWATLALNIPDFTRFARTQRDQIVGQTIGLPVPMALLSVISVVVTSATVVIYGKAIWDPIDLTSRMTGIGVGVALIILTLDTMCCNLAANLVGPAYDFSSLWPKGISYRTGGLITATIAIVMMPWKILATTQGYIFTWLVGYSALLGPVAGILMVDYFFIRGTRLDQHELFDENGEYSYTGGWNMAAVVALVIGVLPNLPGFLHTAFPASFPNVPGIFNTLYTYAWFVGLALASIVYGTWMKMRRSPGASMASA, encoded by the coding sequence ATGAAGCAGACAGCGCAATCCGCCGACGCATTTCAAGTGGCCGGCGGCAGCAGTCTCTATAACGACGACCTCGCGCCGACGGGCCCCGCGCAGCGTACGTGGAAGTGGTATCACTTCGCGGCGCTATGGGTCGGCATGGTGATGAACATCGCGTCGTACATGCTCGCGGCCGGGCTGACGGAAGAGGGCATGTCGCCGTGGCAGGCGGTGTTCACGGTGTTGCTCGGCAACATGATCGTGCTGGTGCCGATGCTGCTGATCGGACATGCGGGCGCGAAGCACGGCATTCCGTATGCGGTGCTCGTGCGCTCGTCGTTCGGCACGCAGGGCGCGAAACTGCCCGCGATGCTGCGCGCGATCGTCGCGTGCGGCTGGTACGGCATCCAGACGTGGCTCGGCGGCAGCGCGATCTATACGCTGCTCAATATCCTGACGGGCAATGCGCTGCACGGCGCGGCGCTGCCGTTCCTCGACATCTCGATCGGACAGCTCGCGTGTTTTCTCGCGTTCTGGGCGTTGCAGATCTACTTCATCGTGCACGGTACGGATTCGATCCGCTGGCTCGAAAGCTGGTCCGCGCCGATCAAGGTCGTGATGTGCATCGCGCTGGTGTGGTGGGCGACGTCAAAGGCGGGCGGCGTCGGCTCGATGCTTTCCGCGCCTTCGCAGTTCGCGCCCGGCGGCAAGAAGGAAGGACTGTTCTGGCTCACGTTCTGGCCGGGACTCACCGCGATGGTCGGCTTCTGGGCGACGCTCGCGTTGAATATCCCTGACTTCACGCGTTTCGCGAGGACGCAGCGCGACCAGATCGTCGGGCAGACGATCGGCTTGCCGGTGCCGATGGCGTTGCTGTCGGTGATCTCCGTGGTCGTGACGTCGGCGACGGTGGTGATCTACGGCAAGGCGATCTGGGATCCCATCGACCTGACGAGCCGCATGACGGGCATCGGCGTCGGCGTGGCGCTCATCATCCTCACGCTCGACACGATGTGCTGCAATCTCGCGGCGAATCTCGTTGGACCTGCGTACGACTTTTCGAGCCTGTGGCCCAAGGGTATTTCGTATCGTACGGGCGGGTTGATCACGGCAACCATCGCGATCGTGATGATGCCGTGGAAGATTCTCGCGACGACGCAAGGCTATATCTTCACGTGGCTCGTCGGCTATTCGGCGCTGCTCGGTCCCGTTGCGGGCATCCTGATGGTCGATTACTTCTTCATTCGCGGCACGCGGCTCGACCAGCACGAACTCTTCGACGAGAACGGCGAATACAGCTACACAGGCGGCTGGAACATGGCCGCTGTCGTTGCGCTCGTGATCGGCGTGCTGCCGAATCTGCCGGGCTTTCTGCATACCGCGTTTCCCGCATCGTTCCCGAACGTGCCTGGGATCTTCAATACGCTCTACACGTATGCGTGGTTCGTGGGACTCGCGCTGGCTTCCATCGTGTACGGCACGTGGATGAAGATGCGGCGCAGTCCGGGCGCGAGCATGGCGAGCGCATAG
- the preA gene encoding NAD-dependent dihydropyrimidine dehydrogenase subunit PreA, whose protein sequence is MADLRCTIAGITSPNPFWLASAPPTDKAYNVNRAFEAGWGGVVWKTLGLDPHVVNVSSRYGAVQWNGQRIAGLNNIELITDRPLDVNLREIAQVKRDWPDRALIVSLMVPCNERDWKWILPLVEDTGADAVELNFGCPHGMSERGMGSAVGQVPEYIEMVTRWVKEGTKLPCLVKLTPNISDIRMGSRAAYKGGADGVSLINTINSIVAVDLDQMAPMPTVDGKGTHGGYCGPAVKPIALNMVAEIARDPQTPGLPISGIGGISSWRDAAEFIVLGSGSVQVCTAAMHYGFRIVSDLADGLSNWMDEKGYATLDDIRGRAVPNVTDWKYLNLKYDIKARIDQDKCIQCGLCHIACEDTSHQAITREKDGKRHFEVVDAECVGCNLCMHVCPVEQCITMERVDSGEYANWTTHPNNPARVGADTAQTADAQQAVKAA, encoded by the coding sequence ATGGCCGATCTACGCTGCACGATTGCCGGCATCACGTCGCCGAATCCTTTCTGGCTCGCATCCGCGCCACCGACTGACAAAGCCTATAACGTGAACCGCGCGTTCGAAGCGGGCTGGGGCGGCGTCGTGTGGAAGACACTCGGGCTCGATCCGCATGTGGTCAACGTCAGTTCGCGCTACGGCGCCGTGCAGTGGAACGGCCAGCGTATCGCGGGGCTGAACAATATCGAGCTGATCACCGACCGGCCGCTCGACGTCAATCTGCGCGAGATCGCACAGGTCAAGCGCGACTGGCCCGATCGCGCGCTGATCGTATCGCTGATGGTGCCGTGCAACGAGCGTGACTGGAAATGGATTTTGCCGCTCGTCGAAGACACGGGCGCCGATGCTGTCGAACTGAACTTCGGTTGCCCGCACGGCATGAGCGAGCGCGGGATGGGCTCGGCTGTCGGCCAGGTGCCGGAATACATCGAGATGGTCACGCGCTGGGTGAAGGAAGGCACGAAGCTGCCGTGCCTCGTGAAGCTCACGCCTAACATCAGCGATATCCGGATGGGCTCGCGCGCCGCATACAAAGGCGGCGCGGACGGCGTGTCGCTGATCAACACGATCAACTCGATCGTCGCCGTCGATCTCGATCAGATGGCACCCATGCCGACCGTCGACGGCAAGGGCACGCATGGCGGCTACTGCGGTCCCGCCGTCAAGCCGATCGCGCTGAACATGGTGGCCGAAATTGCGCGCGATCCGCAGACGCCTGGTTTGCCGATCTCAGGCATCGGCGGCATTTCATCGTGGCGCGATGCCGCCGAGTTCATCGTGCTCGGTTCGGGCAGCGTGCAGGTCTGCACGGCGGCGATGCATTACGGTTTTCGTATCGTGTCCGATCTCGCGGACGGCTTGTCGAACTGGATGGACGAGAAGGGCTACGCGACGCTCGACGATATTCGCGGCCGCGCGGTGCCGAACGTGACCGACTGGAAATATCTGAATCTCAAGTACGACATCAAGGCGCGCATCGATCAGGACAAGTGCATTCAATGCGGGCTGTGCCATATCGCATGCGAGGACACGTCCCATCAGGCCATCACGCGCGAGAAGGACGGCAAGCGCCACTTCGAAGTCGTCGATGCGGAATGCGTCGGGTGCAATCTTTGCATGCATGTGTGTCCCGTCGAGCAATGCATCACGATGGAGCGCGTCGATAGCGGTGAGTACGCAAACTGGACCACGCATCCGAACAATCCCGCGCGCGTCGGGGCCGACACTGCGCAAACCGCAGATGCGCAGCAAGCAGTCAAGGCAGCCTGA
- a CDS encoding NAD(P)-dependent oxidoreductase, which yields MAIKQTGDIAAHRQSSDQLSCEFADIAPLLDPTAAAAAASRCHYCYDAPCVQACPTQIDIPGFIRKIGNGNLKGAATDILSANPLGGMCARVCPTEILCEGACVRNHQDAKPVAIGALQRHATDWAIAHDAVQWKRAADSGRRVAVVGAGPAGLACAHRLAVAGHRVTIYDARDKGGGLNEYGIAAYKTVDDFAQREVQWLLSVGGIELKTGVALGREVTLDSLRQQYDAVFLAIGLTGVRALELEGETLSGVMNAVDFIEQVREATDLSTVPVGRRVVVIGGGNTAVDAAVQSRKLGATSVTMVYRRGVESMSATWAEREFAQTQGVTLVTHAKPVRLMGSDGTLTGVEFERTARDGATERFTLDVDMVLKAIGQTLAATRLDHVLLTLDQHRIAVDAEMRTSLDKVWAGGDCAASGGIDLTVQAVQDGKLAAASIDAAFALAAVKAA from the coding sequence ATGGCCATCAAGCAAACGGGCGACATCGCGGCGCACCGCCAGTCGTCCGACCAGCTTTCGTGCGAATTCGCCGACATCGCGCCGCTGCTCGATCCCACGGCCGCCGCCGCGGCCGCGAGCCGCTGTCACTACTGCTACGACGCGCCATGCGTGCAGGCGTGCCCGACGCAGATCGACATTCCGGGTTTCATCCGCAAGATCGGCAACGGCAATCTGAAGGGCGCCGCGACCGACATCCTTTCCGCGAATCCGCTCGGCGGCATGTGCGCGCGCGTCTGTCCGACGGAGATTCTTTGCGAAGGCGCATGCGTGCGCAATCACCAGGACGCGAAGCCCGTTGCGATCGGCGCGTTGCAACGTCATGCGACGGATTGGGCGATCGCGCACGATGCCGTGCAGTGGAAGCGGGCCGCCGATAGCGGACGTCGCGTGGCCGTCGTCGGCGCGGGACCGGCGGGGCTCGCCTGTGCGCACCGCCTCGCGGTGGCGGGTCATCGCGTGACGATTTACGACGCACGCGACAAGGGCGGCGGACTCAACGAATACGGCATCGCCGCGTACAAGACGGTCGACGACTTCGCGCAGCGTGAAGTGCAGTGGCTGCTGTCGGTGGGCGGAATCGAACTGAAGACAGGCGTTGCTTTAGGCCGTGAAGTGACGCTCGATTCGCTGCGTCAACAGTACGATGCCGTGTTTCTCGCGATCGGCCTGACGGGTGTGCGTGCGCTCGAACTCGAAGGCGAAACCTTGAGCGGCGTGATGAATGCCGTCGATTTTATCGAGCAGGTGCGCGAGGCGACCGATCTTTCCACGGTGCCCGTGGGCCGCCGCGTGGTCGTGATCGGCGGCGGCAATACGGCCGTCGATGCAGCCGTGCAAAGCCGCAAACTCGGCGCGACGAGCGTGACGATGGTGTACCGGCGCGGCGTCGAATCGATGAGCGCGACCTGGGCCGAGCGCGAGTTCGCGCAGACGCAGGGCGTGACGCTCGTCACGCATGCGAAGCCCGTGCGTTTGATGGGCAGCGACGGTACGTTAACGGGCGTCGAATTCGAACGAACCGCCCGCGATGGCGCCACGGAGCGCTTCACGCTCGACGTCGACATGGTGCTCAAGGCGATCGGTCAAACGCTGGCTGCCACCCGTCTCGATCACGTACTGTTGACGCTCGATCAACACCGCATCGCGGTCGACGCGGAGATGCGTACCTCGCTGGACAAGGTATGGGCGGGCGGCGATTGCGCGGCGTCGGGCGGCATCGACCTGACGGTGCAGGCGGTGCAGGACGGCAAGCTCGCGGCGGCGTCGATCGATGCGGCGTTCGCGCTCGCGGCCGTGAAAGCGGCCTGA
- a CDS encoding Zn-dependent hydrolase, with product MNAVSEALKQGLDTSIAVNGKRLWDSLMTMAKIGATQKGGVCRLALTDLDKQGRDLIVSWAKEAGCMVSVDQMGNVFMRRAGTNPNALPVMTGSHADSQPTGGRFDGIYGVLGGLEVIRSLNDRHIETEHPIEVVIWTNEEGSRFAPAMVASGVFAGVFTLDYGLSRKDVDGKTIGEELARIGYAGDVPCGGRPLHAAFELHIEQGPILEAENKTIGVVTDAQGQRWYEITLTGQEAHAGPTPMPRRKDALLGAARVVDLVNRIGLDHAPLACATVGMMQVHPNSRNVIPGRVFFTVDFRHPDDAVLAKMDAALREGVAKIAGGIGLETQLEQIFYYAPVKFDAACVKSVRAAAERFGYPHRDMVSGAGHDACYLSQVAPTSMVFVPCVDGISHNEIEDATPEWIEAGANVLLHAMLERACEPAP from the coding sequence ATGAATGCGGTATCCGAAGCGTTGAAACAAGGACTCGATACGTCGATCGCCGTCAACGGCAAACGCCTGTGGGACAGCCTGATGACGATGGCGAAAATCGGCGCGACGCAGAAGGGCGGCGTCTGCCGTCTCGCGCTGACCGATCTCGACAAGCAGGGGCGCGACCTGATCGTCAGCTGGGCGAAAGAGGCGGGCTGCATGGTGAGCGTCGACCAGATGGGCAATGTCTTCATGCGGCGCGCGGGCACGAACCCGAATGCGCTGCCCGTGATGACGGGCTCGCACGCGGACTCGCAGCCGACGGGCGGCCGCTTCGACGGCATCTACGGCGTGCTGGGCGGTCTCGAAGTGATCCGCAGCCTCAACGACCGCCACATCGAAACAGAGCATCCCATCGAAGTAGTGATCTGGACCAACGAGGAAGGCTCGCGCTTCGCGCCTGCCATGGTGGCGTCGGGCGTGTTTGCGGGCGTGTTCACACTCGACTACGGGCTCTCGCGCAAGGATGTAGACGGCAAGACGATCGGCGAAGAGCTCGCGCGGATCGGCTATGCGGGCGATGTGCCATGCGGCGGCCGTCCGTTGCATGCGGCATTTGAATTGCACATCGAACAGGGGCCGATACTCGAGGCGGAGAACAAGACGATCGGCGTCGTCACCGATGCGCAAGGTCAGCGCTGGTACGAAATTACGCTGACAGGTCAGGAAGCGCACGCGGGCCCGACACCGATGCCGCGCCGCAAGGATGCATTGCTCGGTGCGGCGCGCGTCGTCGATCTCGTCAACCGCATCGGTCTCGATCATGCGCCGCTCGCGTGCGCAACGGTCGGCATGATGCAGGTGCATCCCAACTCGCGTAACGTCATTCCGGGCCGCGTGTTCTTCACCGTCGACTTCCGTCATCCCGACGACGCCGTGCTCGCGAAAATGGACGCTGCGCTGCGCGAAGGCGTCGCGAAGATCGCAGGGGGCATCGGCCTCGAAACGCAGCTCGAACAGATCTTCTACTACGCGCCCGTCAAGTTCGACGCGGCCTGCGTGAAGTCCGTGCGCGCGGCGGCCGAACGTTTCGGCTATCCGCACCGCGACATGGTGTCGGGTGCGGGTCATGACGCGTGCTATCTGTCGCAGGTCGCGCCGACATCCATGGTGTTCGTGCCCTGCGTGGACGGCATCAGTCACAACGAAATCGAAGACGCGACGCCCGAATGGATCGAGGCGGGCGCGAACGTGTTGCTGCACGCGATGCTCGAGCGCGCGTGCGAACCCGCACCGTAA
- a CDS encoding TetR/AcrR family transcriptional regulator yields MKHDKPVEEAAVSEIDNAATPAPLRRRKAHIRESNEAHLLACAEAVFAERGFEGASTAMIAERAGLPKANVHYYFPTKLALYRRVLEDLFEDWHRAANTFEGSDDPVEAIGGYVRAKMELSRRRPLGSKVWANEIIHGAEHMVDILEQRVKPWLDTRVTVIDDWIARGLLADVDAKTLLYMIWATTQHYADFDAQIRALGGKRALSQKAFDAATEQVVQLVIRACGARSPAAKT; encoded by the coding sequence ATGAAACACGACAAGCCAGTGGAAGAAGCGGCCGTGAGCGAGATCGATAACGCCGCAACGCCCGCACCTTTGCGGCGGCGCAAGGCGCACATCCGCGAGAGCAACGAAGCGCATCTTCTGGCCTGCGCGGAAGCTGTTTTTGCGGAGCGCGGCTTCGAAGGCGCGAGCACGGCGATGATCGCGGAACGCGCGGGCTTGCCGAAAGCCAACGTCCATTACTATTTCCCGACGAAGCTCGCGCTCTATCGCCGCGTGCTCGAAGATCTGTTCGAAGACTGGCACCGCGCGGCGAATACGTTCGAAGGCAGCGACGATCCCGTCGAAGCGATCGGCGGCTACGTGCGCGCGAAGATGGAGCTGTCGCGGCGGCGGCCGCTCGGCTCGAAGGTGTGGGCGAACGAGATCATCCATGGCGCCGAGCACATGGTCGACATTCTCGAACAACGCGTGAAGCCGTGGCTCGATACGCGCGTGACCGTCATCGACGACTGGATCGCGCGCGGACTGCTCGCGGACGTCGATGCAAAAACGCTGCTGTACATGATCTGGGCGACGACGCAGCACTACGCGGACTTCGACGCGCAGATACGCGCACTGGGCGGCAAACGGGCATTGTCACAGAAGGCCTTCGATGCGGCGACGGAACAGGTCGTGCAACTCGTGATTCGCGCGT